cccctccccctccccctccccaaAATTCCATACCGTATCCCGTTTCGAGCCAGGGAGATGGAAAATTACTCCTACTCGTCTTACCCTGATTCGGGTAATTCTTCTCCTCGGTCCCGCGAAATCGAGTGCGAAACCCCGTCGTGGGATGAGACGTCAACGCCTGCTTCTGTGCACTACAAAGTGAAATTCATGTGCAGCTACGGCGGCAAGATCCAGCCCAGGCCCTACGACAACCAGCTCGCCTATGTTGGTGGCGAGACCAAGATCCTAGCCGTCGATCGTAACGTCAAATTCTCTACCATCGAGTCCAAGCTCTCCTCCCTGATACCTGACGCCGATGCTGTTTGCTTCAAGTATCAGCTTCCTGGTGAAGATCTCGACGCTTTGATCTCAGTCACCAACGATGAAGATCTCGAGCACATGATGCTGGAATACGACCGCTTGTACGGGGCATCCGCTAAGCCCGCCAGGCTAAGGTTGTTTCTCTTTAATATAAACAATTCTGTTCTCACACCGGCTCCGGATCCGACAAGTTTCGGCTCTGCGAACCTCCAGCAACAGGAGCAGACCAAATCGGAGCGGCAGTGGTTCGTTGACGCTTTGAATTCCGTGCAGATCGACGGTTCCTCACCCCCGGCGAATCCGGATTTGCAGTTTGGATTGGACAAGGGGTTGTTCCCTGCGACGAAGTTGCAGGATTCGGCTCCTGTGCCGACGGTTCCTGACGCTCTGACGAAGGATGTATCGGCCGGATCGGACTGTGGATCGGAGGGCCGACATCAGATTGGAGAATCGGCGGTGTCTCCGACGGCGATCCAAAGGCAATACCAAGACATGCAGAGGTTGCAGATTGCTGCCAACCACgagcaaaatatatttcaaattcaaagcGACGATGGAAACCCTAGGGCCTACGCTAGAGAGTACTACCCACAGAAAGCCCCGGAAAAAATGGCACCCGCAGCGACGGCGCTTCCGGTTCCCGTACAAGTCCCGATTTCGGCTACATACATGCCGGAAAGGCACATGACCACCGGAGGCTATCATCCTGTAGGAGCCACTGGGCCGGACCATCATCAGCCAGTATATCTGATTCCCACGCCAACGGGAGTATACCAGGCCGTACAACCGGTTGGTCACGCTTACTACGGGGTTCAGAGAGTAGTATCGGAGGCGTACCGGGAACAACCAGTATACAATGCGGCAACTCAACAGCAGCCGATGACGGTTGGGGGTCCTTATGGTGCTGAAGGAAGTATTCAAGTggtgcagcagcagcagcagcaagcGGAGACTGGGTACGCGCAAGTAGGGTTTGATAGTGCGGGGAGGCAGGTGTACTACACAGCGCAGGGAGGTGTGCTGCCGAGCTATCAGACTGTGGTGGTGGATGCAAGACAAGGTGGCGGTGGTGCCGTTTTGAATCAAGAGGGTAAGGTTGTTGCCAAGAACTCTGCCGTGTGAATTCTTCAAGTTGGTTCACAAATATTACctaaatttactattattttctatttcattACCGCAGATTAAATAAAACGCCGAAGGGAACTTTATAGGTTGTGTGGAATGTTTATTAATTTGGTTTTGGGAAGGCCTTTTTGGTGGTGCAGCGGTGTTGGTTTGTGTGATGCTATGtgttttttattaattgtaaaTGAAAGACATTGATTGTTTTAAAGAGCGTAGATTGTGTTGGTCTCATCAATGCCAGTTTTCTATGCCTCCCAACCAATTCATCTGCTTACTGgttataataatattgaaaatataaaatggaACAGAGAAGAAGACAACTGTTTCCGGCTGgacccttttctctctctcccggAAGTTGCAATGGTTACTTAAATTAGAGATTTGGACAGTGAATTGAGATGAccttgaaagttgaataaaatattattaaaatattatttttaatattattattattttagaatttgaaagaattaaattgtttattatattttgtataaaaatttaaaaaaattataatgattagatgagataaattgagattggTCGGAGGTCTTTTGTATTCAAATGGTTTCCTATAATTTTAGGGCACCGTAATTTGCACTCAAATGCGGAATTAGTGGGAAAAATGGCCAAAACATAAAGGAGAGACGCAAGCAGCATATTCACTTCTAATCTAATTTTATTGACCGAAATGGTTCATTAATCATAATTCGGGGGGCCATGTGTAATCTACACGGCTACGTGAGCTGTTATTTAGGTAGAATTGGCATAATTCAGAACTTAATGTGGCATAATCTTAAGCTGCAGGCGTCTCATTTcccacaaccaccaccaccaccacctccgcAACCTCCTCCACAACTGCCCCCACCACCGCCACCTCCACACCCACCACTACAGCCCCCTCCCGCATGACACCCACCACTTCTCACCAAATCTTTGTGGTCGTAACCATCATCACACCTTCCATATGGGATGCCTTTCATCGAAGCTTCACTCTTGCCACCATAGCGCTCTCTACAGTCTCTGCCATCCTCCGCACCACCATCAGCACACCCTCTACAAGTTCTACAATCAGCAAATTTTTCACATGCCACACTCTTGCGCGGAGCTTTCCTCTTGTACCCATGTTTTCTGCTGCATGTACAGTTCTCTTTTAGGATCACTTTTGTACCTTTCTCAACTGCCTCATCAGCACCCATTGCTTTCTCTAAGGCAATGAAGGAGTTGGTTGTTCTGGTTTCTTTGTTGCACCTCTTGACATCTTCCGTCAAAACATTAACTATTTCTTTTTGATCCTGTATGTTGTCTGTGCTGATACCACTATAGCCCTCCTTCCTCAAAATATCAGAGATAATGAAAGCTGATAAGATCCCGGGCAATACTAGCCACTCTTCCTTGCTCTGTTCATCAAATATTGTAATTATGCGACTCGTTGTCATAATTATTATTCTGAGAGTCTTTGTATTTCATTAAAGAAATGTACCTTTAGAAAGccagattttaaattgaataaagCCACGGCTTTTCCATAAGGATTTTCTGATGAGAATTCGACAGCTGTCATGAAGTTCTGTTCGTCTTTTAGCTTCTCACAGCAGTCGGATTCGTACTCCAGTTTTCTACCAGGAAAAATAATTACCTACAGGAAGAAGATCGGAAGTTTGGGTAAGCTGCAAGCTGAATGTTATGGCCCTGATTAGAGTGAATTAAGTCTTGTTCCATTTCAATTTGAACTTTCAAGGAGGATCATCTGCTGCAATTGATCAGCATATGGTCCAACCATCTAAATCTAGCGAGGCATGGTAATGATACTCACCTTCTGAATACCTGTGAGCTCAAAAATATGGCCATCTTCATTCAATTCCTTTTGAAGCTGAAGCAACCAGTTAGCGTTAATTAAAGACCACCTTTTCCCATCAAATTCTGCAAGCACATGGGTTTCTCCGGATGCAGCCATGCCTGTCACTTCTTTCTTGGAAAGAGAACTGCTTGCATCTTTTATTGTTGATTCGCTGTCATGTGCAATAAAGGAGGATAAAATTAGTGTTGGAATTGCCGAAAGTGAGGTGTATAGGTCTTGTAATAGagttattcaacttttaaataatatcaaaCAATATTCTTCGCTTCTTTTATCCTTAATCAGAAAAAAAGTGGCGAACAATATCTTTGGTACCCATCCCGGGCACTTAATGCTGTCTTGCTCGATTCATGCTTCTGTGCTGCATGCACGAGCACATACTAGCAGAGATAGAATGACTAGGTGATCGTGGTTGATGCCTAAAAATTCTAGATTTGGAAAACAAAGGATATCAAGATGGTCGTGTTCTGTCTTAAAATCGTGACTCGAGGATATATAAAACTGATTGTCTTGGAAACTCTGATACGTGATCATGTAGCAAACTGTAGTGAAATACCTCTCTAGGCTTAACGGCAAGGATATTTAGAAAGCTCATtgcaaattgaaaattttatattttagtttcacGCACCTCATGAGGAGACTGATGATCTCATTATCAGCCTCATCCAGAATAAATGTCTTGGTATCAAGATGCAAAGGCCTTCCAGGAAGTGGAATGAAACATGGACTTTTTGAGAATGGACCTGTTCGAACCATTTGCACCACGTATGGTGCTGGGGTGGGAGCAGTCAAGGAGAGAGCAATCCGTAAACTAAATGGCTTCGAAACCGTGACTCCATGATTTGGCATCAGGTCAAACCATTTCTCTATGGGCAGTTTAGAGATTGGATGAATAAGGTGCTCTAGAGAGATTGAAGTAGTTCCCAATACTTTAACCGCCCTCTCTGTGAAGTTGAGGGATGAAGAGGTCATGAGTTCAAAGAAAAGCTCTCCAGTAGGTTCACACTGGAAAACGGTGATCTGTTTCTTTCCAGACTCGGAGTATATGCTTGTTCGTTTCCTGGTGTTGAAGACTAGATCTGGCTGTTCCTTTCCAAAGGAGACGAAAAGGTTGCTCCTAAACCCGACTTGTAAGTATTTGATCCCCACAATCTCCAGCATAACCTGAATTAGAATTAGGAAAACGTGTAAATAGTAGGCTAATATAAGAATTCTGCCTTGGTCGTGAGAATTGGTAGAAGATGATACTGGAGGCTACCTCTACAAGTGTCTTCTTGGGAAGCCGAATCACATTCTGATAATCATTGGATGGAGTTAATTTCATGCTCATAGTATTCACTTTGTGCAGATTAATAGCAAGAGGAGATGGAGCACGCCCTCTATACATTGCTCCCGCCCTCCAGTACCTTGAACCAAATGCCTCTTCCCACTGCTTGGTGGTTCTGGAAAACCCAACATCCAGCTTTTTACCCTTGGTTCTGTCAGAATCTGTGTCATCATGCTCTAATACCTTGTCCATTATTGCCACCAGATCTTTGCAGTAAGAATCAGGATGCAGTTGGTGTGAGTGCCATATGAGGTCAATGTCATAAGTTGGGACACAGAAGCGATTAATTGAcctctctttgtttctctttatCAAATGCAGAAACCCCTTATATCTGGCCACCGCTCCCTCAAGAAAGTGGTCACCATTCATGGCAGGACGGGATACCTGCAACATGCATATGTTGGCAAACAAAATAGGATGCCAACCTTCACTGGTCTATTATGGAATGGGAAAGCTAGAGAGATACACAATCTTGAAGTTTCAATATACAGTTCACCTTTCTTGATAGATACAAAAGACTGAAATCAGCTGTATGATATGTTTTCGAATGTTATGCCATGAATTGTAGCACACCAGCTATTTTTGGCAGTAGTTAATCAATCatcttaaataatttaagaactTGAATCATTTCGAAATGAACGTAAATAATAATACCCCAGTACAGATTTTTTAAACGAATTTCCTTTGACAGCCTAGGATTTTCTTCATTACCTGGTAGAAGAAAGGACATTGCCTTTTGACAGCTGAATGTAAATCATAGTCAGCACCCATAACAATTGCACCAAAATTCTCTGTTAACTGGCTCCTTGGATCGAGTTCGTATGGTTCTGTTGGATACATGATATTCCAAATTTCTTTAGTTTGCTTTTTGCAAGTTCCCTGAACAGAGGATGCGACGTTCCAGTTGTCAAGAACTCTCCCATAAAGTTCTTCGCAGTCGTTCATGTAGCGCACCTGAAAAACCAATAAACGTCTTAATTCAATACCAACCAACCTCTAAATGCAGACACTTTCAAAGCATGTTATGAGTTTGATACAGAAGACTACCGGGTTAAGCCTATGACAATGCCATATCCATTCACAATCAAGTGGCACGACCAAAGGGCCTTCTGTTACATCGAATTTGGTATGTTTCGCAAGTAAGGGAAGCCAACAGTGCTTATACCTGGCAATGAAAGCATGATTAATGGAAGAcactaaaaattcataaatttcaacGCCATTTTCAACCGACCAAAACTACTAAGGAACACCTTGTTCGAGTGCTTACCTCAAAATGGCTCGGTCTAAAACTGGACCATCATAGAGGTAGCGGTTCTTGTCGACCTCTGCAAGAAACTTTAGTTGTTGCTTTGCTGCAGCCACGAGGTCTTCGCTTATGACAATCTTCTGCGCCTCGTCCCACTCCAATTCTTGCTCCTTCTCCATTCTCGCTTCGAAAGCTTCCccacaaaagaataacaaaaattCCTTTTGAATCCGATTTTGTAACGGCCCAAACTTAAGAATTCAATGCGGATGTAATTCACGATATCACTTGCTCGTAAAAAAAGTCATAGGGTCGAAAATGTTGAAGGGAGTGTGTGTTGGTGTGACATTTAAGTTGAAAGCTCAAGCGGAGGAAAATGCTAACAACAATGTAGATTTGGGTTTTGCGGATCAAATGCTgccatcgtctctctctcttcctagGCTAATGTCTAATTTGTTTCCTAGGCCGGTTGGTATTTATAGTTCTAAATATAGAGCCCAAAAGTTCCAACGAGGAGACCAAAACAACCCTCCCTTCAGCGTGACAAGAGCACCCCTTGAAACTGGGCAGCTTTCGTTTCAACGTATTCATGAATTGTGTATTTATTTGTCATGTCTTTGGTACTTTCCAACAAGTCGACGGGTTTAGTGGGAGCCCGTGGCAAGCAAATAAGAAGTTGTTCCGTGCAGGCATTGTTGGTTGCCATAGTTTGTATGCGAGTCTCAGAGCTAGAAATTTAGGGACCTCTCGCATTGCACACCAAGTGCAAATTGATAGCAAGGTGTAAACAACGCTTAGCACACACAAATAAGTCAAATTGTTGTATTTGAACTGCATATCTTATTCATGCGTCAATTCAGTTAGGACATTCGAATCTCCATTAATAGCATGATGGGTTTACTCATCAATTGATAAATAAAAGACTTTCAGTGGTATAATACGGCGAGTTTGAATACATATGATCTTGCTAACAAAGATTATGAGCAATGTCACTCCTTATCTAAGTAGCCTGTTAtgttaaatacttaaaatacaaCGTTGTaattaaagatgataaaatgCAAAAGATGAATAATAACATTTTCCAAATATTATCGCCAGCTCAACTTTGAAAAGATTGGAGAATAACCAAAATCCATTGATCACAAAATCAATATATGCATTGATAAATGGTGCAATGGACGTCAaccaacttaattttttttattgtatactcCTAGATAATCTTCCTGTAtgcattttatatattgataacgATAAAGATCCTACCTTGAGATATTATGTATTTCTTAAaaagtatattcaatattaaGCATGCATAGAAAAAAGAGAGTAGAATCTTGTTTCCCAACCCCAAGAAAATGTCTATTAGAACCAaatgattaataattttttgcTCTAATTTATCCATGGCACCAccaaacattattaaaaaatgacatGTTTTACTATCATTAGAATTGTGTCGcgtcatttaaatttaatcaaACGTAATGGCCAAAATTAGAAGTCGATAGTATTACTtagttttaatatattatataaattttggtagTTTTGAACATAAAATGCATGTCATCTTTAAGTTGAAAAGGATGCCAAACGTAATTTCCATCCCTAGCACGTTTTCGTTTCTGCTGCACAACTTATCTTCCTTCCTCGGAGTACAACTCCGGATAGACGTTGAAATTAAGAGAGTCACAAGTGACGTGATGGACAAGAGCCATCGGCATCCCTCATTTCAAGTGTGCAATATCATATCTTTAGTTGACGCATTCATTAACTTATATTATACACTATAACAATAATCATTGTATTGACAACATTTCCAGCTCATCTACCAGTGTGTCTTCTCTGGCCCCGAAAGAAAGATTAATAAAGAAAGcaataaatgattaaaaaaaaaaaaaaaaggaacaaaagatGGTGGAAATACCGAAACGGGCCAGCTCCAGTTTTCGTTTTGAAGAGTGGTTTGTAGATAGGGACGCATTTTTCTCGcctaaaataattacaaatgtCCCCGCTGTCTTTTGAAAATTGAGACATGAAATCTGATTTTCTGAGTAAACGTCAATAATGAGGCGCCGGTCTGGCTCTGATTTCATCTTTGCCACCTAATTTAATTACTCGAATACAAATCCCAATTTGCCTCCAATACCTTTTTTACGGAATCACATCAATATCTtcgattttattatttttgaagttttgagCTAAACAGTGTTTAGTATATCAACATTTTAATAGATAGAtaaataatcttatatatatatattaattgagtAAAATCTCCTAGCATGTAATtcggaaaatatatatatatatttttttatttaatgattaaaaaagtattttttaataatattgaatttttttttttgtttttaagaaaatatttaagagaattaaaaaatacataagaaAAGAATACACTTATCGGGAGGATCTTGGTGGCTATAGTGCCACCCATAGTTTTAAGGTAACAAATCCGGcttactttctttaaaaaaagaaattagacaaatttaaaattcacctaaaaaaaactaatttttaataacaGTCTTATCCTCTAAAATTGTCTCTAACATGGCTCCGGTAATTCTCCTAACCCACCCTCTCCCTCCCGCAATAATTTACTTTGAAGTCGTGGAGATACTTATCCTATCTCTGATGCATATCTTAATTCTactcaattatattttaatactctTATGAGGGTTTGTATTATATCTTACTGCACCGGaaattatatgtataaatatatatatatatatataatgttgagACAAGATGAGAAATCCCCAACTAGATAGTCTGGGCTTGTCTTCCTTTTCTTGTTCCTCTCGCTCTCCTTCCACCCACTTGGAATTTAATTTTCTACGACTTGCTTTTAGCTTTCGCTTTCGCTTTCTCGCCTAACAATCGATCCCCATTTTTCCAGCTGCTGCTTTCGAGCTGtagaatatctttaaaattttgttcAGTACAAGCCGGAGTAGCAGAATTTGATCAAATTAGAATATTGCAAGGCGGAAAAGCTGCTTATTAGTGGAGCGTCGTTTGTGCCGCTTTGCGGAAAGATCGTCGCTCTTCTGGTGCGAATGCTGAGATTGAGTTCGGGGGGAAAAGTTTAGTTGCAAGAGAGATGGTGGTGAGGAAAGTAGGGAAGTATGAGGTGGGGAGGACCATTGGCGAAGGAACTTTTGCCAAGGTTAAGTTCGCCCAGAACACGGAGACTGGTGAGAGCGTCGCCATGAAAGTTCTCGATCGCAATACCATTATCAAGCACAAGATGGTCGACCAGGTTGCTCTTCTTTACCGACCAAGCTAACTGAAATTCCCTGATACTTTGGTTTTCGAAAAAGAAAACGAGAATTGATAATAATCATGGAATTGGACGGTGTGGATGATCTTCTTTGGAGTTTTTTCGCCGAGACGTTATAGTTTAGCAACACCTCAACAGTAGGAGCAGATCTTGTAGAGCCTTTCTATATTCAACAGTCATTCCCTTAGATTTTTTGCCTTTCCTGAGCAACGCTTTGATTTGATTGTTTTGCCGTGCATGCCGCTCGGTGTAGGCATACGTTTTTGCTGTCTTATTCTCCTCTCTCCATAAGAAACTTGGAGTATTAGTTTTGACATGTTTTCTGTCCTTATGATGTAAACATCGGGTAATTGTGATCGCAGCGTAGCGTAATTCGATTTCTATCTGCTGCCTATCCGACCAACTTTTCGTTTTCCAAATTTTCTGTCTCATAGTATTTTACTATTATCTTGCAGATTAAGAGGGAGATATCTATAATGAAGCTCGTCAGGCATCCTTATGTTGTTCGTCTTCATGAGGTATGCTATTTGTTTCTGAAGTTCTTTTTTGGGC
This genomic interval from Juglans microcarpa x Juglans regia isolate MS1-56 chromosome 4D, Jm3101_v1.0, whole genome shotgun sequence contains the following:
- the LOC121259665 gene encoding uncharacterized protein LOC121259665 is translated as MENYSYSSYPDSGNSSPRSREIECETPSWDETSTPASVHYKVKFMCSYGGKIQPRPYDNQLAYVGGETKILAVDRNVKFSTIESKLSSLIPDADAVCFKYQLPGEDLDALISVTNDEDLEHMMLEYDRLYGASAKPARLRLFLFNINNSVLTPAPDPTSFGSANLQQQEQTKSERQWFVDALNSVQIDGSSPPANPDLQFGLDKGLFPATKLQDSAPVPTVPDALTKDVSAGSDCGSEGRHQIGESAVSPTAIQRQYQDMQRLQIAANHEQNIFQIQSDDGNPRAYAREYYPQKAPEKMAPAATALPVPVQVPISATYMPERHMTTGGYHPVGATGPDHHQPVYLIPTPTGVYQAVQPVGHAYYGVQRVVSEAYREQPVYNAATQQQPMTVGGPYGAEGSIQVVQQQQQQAETGYAQVGFDSAGRQVYYTAQGGVLPSYQTVVVDARQGGGGAVLNQEGKVVAKNSAV
- the LOC121259662 gene encoding glycine-rich domain-containing protein 2-like — translated: MEKEQELEWDEAQKIVISEDLVAAAKQQLKFLAEVDKNRYLYDGPVLDRAILRYKHCWLPLLAKHTKFDVTEGPLVVPLDCEWIWHCHRLNPVRYMNDCEELYGRVLDNWNVASSVQGTCKKQTKEIWNIMYPTEPYELDPRSQLTENFGAIVMGADYDLHSAVKRQCPFFYQVSRPAMNGDHFLEGAVARYKGFLHLIKRNKERSINRFCVPTYDIDLIWHSHQLHPDSYCKDLVAIMDKVLEHDDTDSDRTKGKKLDVGFSRTTKQWEEAFGSRYWRAGAMYRGRAPSPLAINLHKVNTMSMKLTPSNDYQNVIRLPKKTLVEVMLEIVGIKYLQVGFRSNLFVSFGKEQPDLVFNTRKRTSIYSESGKKQITVFQCEPTGELFFELMTSSSLNFTERAVKVLGTTSISLEHLIHPISKLPIEKWFDLMPNHGVTVSKPFSLRIALSLTAPTPAPYVVQMVRTGPFSKSPCFIPLPGRPLHLDTKTFILDEADNEIISLLMSESTIKDASSSLSKKEVTGMAASGETHVLAEFDGKRWSLINANWLLQLQKELNEDGHIFELTGIQKVIIFPGRKLEYESDCCEKLKDEQNFMTAVEFSSENPYGKAVALFNLKSGFLKSKEEWLVLPGILSAFIISDILRKEGYSGISTDNIQDQKEIVNVLTEDVKRCNKETRTTNSFIALEKAMGADEAVEKGTKVILKENCTCSRKHGYKRKAPRKSVACEKFADCRTCRGCADGGAEDGRDCRERYGGKSEASMKGIPYGRCDDGYDHKDLVRSGGCHAGGGCSGGCGGGGGGGSCGGGCGGGGGGGCGK